One Fibrobacter sp. genomic window, GCCAACATGAACTTTATCTCGTTTGCCTACTTTAGCGCAAAGGACGCTACCGCAGGTTCCGTGTTTAGCATTTTCGTCATCGCAGTGACCGCATGCGAAATGGCAGTGGCCTTGGCCATTATCGTTAGCATGTACCGCCGTCGCAAGAGCCTTGACGTAGAACAGTTGAGGGATCTCCATGATTAATGACGTCTCTATCAGCTATCTCATTTTCCTGATGCCGCTCCTCACTTTCGTGGTGAACGGCCTCTTCCTGGGCAAGCGTTCCGCCAAGGGTGCCGCAGCATTCGCCATCGTCTGCAACGGTATTGCCATGGTTTCAGCATTGCTGCTTGCCGTCAGCTACTTCACTTCCGGCTATGCCCCGCAGAAAGCGATTCTCTTTGAACTTCCCTTCTTGAAGTTCGCAGAAACCTTCGCTGCAAACATTGGCCTCTTGGTAGACCCGCTTTCTATCATGATG contains:
- the nuoK gene encoding NADH-quinone oxidoreductase subunit NuoK, whose translation is MTLMNCLILSFILFGIGLWGLMRRRHLVGMLISTEIMLNAANMNFISFAYFSAKDATAGSVFSIFVIAVTACEMAVALAIIVSMYRRRKSLDVEQLRDLHD